In Mytilus edulis chromosome 4, xbMytEdul2.2, whole genome shotgun sequence, the following proteins share a genomic window:
- the LOC139520356 gene encoding uncharacterized protein isoform X2, with protein MCEEGKEKLFKPKNKRKSMGCTKTPPPIKPLKFRPQMTWSKLKSEKEKEKMVMSPKMPRLNREPVYISSESENEEEEEELPDLDDYSEVINISDDEMGESSVKKSVLSLNCTSLDSDNESKTSMDRSSYCISTDEDEEGTTVVTVQIVSCSEDTDDTTYSSPKCKRRKMSEYLPDTSLADCTDNKTEDDNDIEIISDEIEKENKTEVVQKIWTDENKTKLANLLNGVKTSLNLKNKSGLQDQKESELKETGDNSKSVLREISNSPTSSRHFTDLLKCDDSEDSETEYVQVKKRRRKNKMRKIVKKEDSDCGQITSYFSSVKKDIHKKCFWQRHKSNIVNSRMDNDIENVLVGAFSQFHINTVEGCWEDEQNPSFMRHGLKFLKNFANSYSPPPELIERVIEQGIISSNSLELLKESVDCLMLVFDKYPEMLHIDFKHLQDSLECLNFGKSFSDQSHLLVRKTVYLLKLVILFYEYELTTRNVSDPKAMRKTASYKALSYDCGFNNVKELIVNYIVPLLHHEQTFQNEIPEILPLLQKLLHISVEVSSNCNAAARAIALELSKPYCYLPTIDHKKLYIQTLESTLLRYYLVTVVLERQCENTAPCYDFPCRFQDVFNCFFQAYPPTNISTPPTTPQSEDDSMDGYNPNSTAGYPAINVEELLMLLFEVLQCYVQCEQDKSIATLRRRAYMKKEDFTMELTDKDKDLILQGIEELRGRVLTLTPDLTPVSEKYLQLMLCVVDWQKCMN; from the exons AGGAAAAGTATGGGATGTACAAAAACACCACCTCCAATTAAGCCGTTAAAGTTTCGTCCTCAAATGACCTGGTCCAAATTAAAATcggaaaaggaaaaagaaaaaatggtgatGTCACCTAAGATGCCAAGACTGAACAGGGAACCAGTCTACATCAGCAGTGAATCTGAAAatgaagaggaagaagaggaacTTCCAGATTTAGACGATTATTCTGAAGTCATTAATATATCTGACGATGAAATGGGCGAATCGTCAGTGAAAAAATCAGTGTTAAGCTTAAACTGCACTTCGTTGGATTCTGACAATGAAAGTAAGACTAGTATGGATAGATCAAGTTACTGTATAAGTACAGATGAGGATGAAGAAGGAACAACAGTTGTTACGGTCCAGATTGTATCTTGTTCAGAGGACACTGATGATACAACATATTCATCACCGAAATGTAAGAGACGAAAAATGTCTGAATATCTGCCAGACACATCATTAGCTGATTGTACTGACaataaaacagaagatgataaTGACATTGAAATAATTAGTGACGAAATTGAGAAAGAGAATAAAACTGAAGTTGTTCAAAAAATTTGGACTGATGAAAATAAGACGAAACTTGCAAATTTACTGAATGGTGTAAAAACatcattgaatttaaaaaataagtcAGGACTTCAAGACCAGAAAGAATCAGAATTGAAAGAAACAGGAGATAACTCTAAATCAGTATTGAGAGAGATTTCTAATTCTCCGACTAGTTCTCGTCACTTTACAGACTTACTCAAGTGTGATGATTCGGAAGATTCAGAAACTGAATATGTTCAAGTAAAGAAGAGAAGACGCaaaaacaaaatgagaaaaattgttaaaaaggaAGATTCTGATTGCGGACAAATTACTAGTTATTTTAGCAGTGTGAAAAAAGACATTCACAAAAAGTGCTTCTGGCAAAGACACAAATCTAACATTGTTAATTCCAGAATGGACAATGATATAGAAAATGTCTTAGTGGGTGCTTTTTCCCAGTTTCACATAAACACTGTTGAAGGATGTTGGGAAGATGAACAAAATCCAAGCTTCATGAGACATGGATTGAAGTTTTTAAAGAACTTTGCAAACAGCTATAGTCCGCCTCCTGAACTGATAGAGAGAGTAATAGAACAAGGAATTATAAGCAGCAATTCTTTGGAACTTTTAAAAGAATCAGTTGACTGCTTAATGCTTGTGTTTGACAAATATCCTGAAATGTTACATATTGACTTCAAACATTTACAGGATTCCCTGGAATGTTTAAACTTCGGAAAAAGTTTTTCTGATCAGAGCCATTTATTGGTTAGAAAGACAGTGTACCTTCTTAAgcttgttattttgttttatgaatatgAACTCACTACAAGAAACGTTAGTGATCCAAAGGCGATGAGAAAGACGGCTAGTTATAAAGCATTATCGTATGATTGTGGGTTTAACAATGTTAAGGAACTTATTGTCAATTATATTGTGCCCTTACTTCACCATGAACAAACATTTCAGAATGAAATTCCGGAAATTCTACCACTTCTTCAAAAACTTTTACATATTAGTGTAGAGGTCAGTTCAAATTGTAACGCTGCAGCAAGGGCTATCGCTCTTGAATTAAGCAAACCATATTGTTATTTACCAACCATTGATCATAAAAAACTGTACATACAGACGTTAGAATCAACCTTGTTACGATATTACCTAGTGACTGTGGTTTTAGAGAGACAGTGTGAGAACACTGCACCATGTTACGATTTTCCTTGCCGATTTCAGGATGTGTTCAACTGTTTCTTTCAAGCGTATCCGCCTACAAACATATCAACGCCACCAACTACACCACAGTCAGAAGATGATTCAATGGATGGTTATAACCCTAATAGTACTGCTGGTTATCCTGCAATAAATGTGGAGGAACTACTGATGTTGTTATTTGAAGTATTACAGTGCTATGTGCAATGCGAGCAAG acAAGTCTATTGCCACCCTCAGAAGACGAGCATACATGAAAAAAGAGGATTTTACCATGGAGCTGACAGACAAAGACAAAGACTTGATTTTACAGGGAATTGAAGAATTACGTGGCCGtgtattgactctgacaccagaCTTGACACCAGTGTCAGAAAAATATTTACAGTTAATGTTATGTGTGGTAGATTGGCAGAAatgtatgaattaa
- the LOC139520356 gene encoding uncharacterized protein isoform X1 → MSSEVIDLSTQEDIICISDDDHEVKKAEANQVCNTQGFDGVEEIEVLEKSESPPQSQSRNLPLKNEIDIESLKLAFQKTLQERKSMGCTKTPPPIKPLKFRPQMTWSKLKSEKEKEKMVMSPKMPRLNREPVYISSESENEEEEEELPDLDDYSEVINISDDEMGESSVKKSVLSLNCTSLDSDNESKTSMDRSSYCISTDEDEEGTTVVTVQIVSCSEDTDDTTYSSPKCKRRKMSEYLPDTSLADCTDNKTEDDNDIEIISDEIEKENKTEVVQKIWTDENKTKLANLLNGVKTSLNLKNKSGLQDQKESELKETGDNSKSVLREISNSPTSSRHFTDLLKCDDSEDSETEYVQVKKRRRKNKMRKIVKKEDSDCGQITSYFSSVKKDIHKKCFWQRHKSNIVNSRMDNDIENVLVGAFSQFHINTVEGCWEDEQNPSFMRHGLKFLKNFANSYSPPPELIERVIEQGIISSNSLELLKESVDCLMLVFDKYPEMLHIDFKHLQDSLECLNFGKSFSDQSHLLVRKTVYLLKLVILFYEYELTTRNVSDPKAMRKTASYKALSYDCGFNNVKELIVNYIVPLLHHEQTFQNEIPEILPLLQKLLHISVEVSSNCNAAARAIALELSKPYCYLPTIDHKKLYIQTLESTLLRYYLVTVVLERQCENTAPCYDFPCRFQDVFNCFFQAYPPTNISTPPTTPQSEDDSMDGYNPNSTAGYPAINVEELLMLLFEVLQCYVQCEQDKSIATLRRRAYMKKEDFTMELTDKDKDLILQGIEELRGRVLTLTPDLTPVSEKYLQLMLCVVDWQKCMN, encoded by the exons AGGAAAAGTATGGGATGTACAAAAACACCACCTCCAATTAAGCCGTTAAAGTTTCGTCCTCAAATGACCTGGTCCAAATTAAAATcggaaaaggaaaaagaaaaaatggtgatGTCACCTAAGATGCCAAGACTGAACAGGGAACCAGTCTACATCAGCAGTGAATCTGAAAatgaagaggaagaagaggaacTTCCAGATTTAGACGATTATTCTGAAGTCATTAATATATCTGACGATGAAATGGGCGAATCGTCAGTGAAAAAATCAGTGTTAAGCTTAAACTGCACTTCGTTGGATTCTGACAATGAAAGTAAGACTAGTATGGATAGATCAAGTTACTGTATAAGTACAGATGAGGATGAAGAAGGAACAACAGTTGTTACGGTCCAGATTGTATCTTGTTCAGAGGACACTGATGATACAACATATTCATCACCGAAATGTAAGAGACGAAAAATGTCTGAATATCTGCCAGACACATCATTAGCTGATTGTACTGACaataaaacagaagatgataaTGACATTGAAATAATTAGTGACGAAATTGAGAAAGAGAATAAAACTGAAGTTGTTCAAAAAATTTGGACTGATGAAAATAAGACGAAACTTGCAAATTTACTGAATGGTGTAAAAACatcattgaatttaaaaaataagtcAGGACTTCAAGACCAGAAAGAATCAGAATTGAAAGAAACAGGAGATAACTCTAAATCAGTATTGAGAGAGATTTCTAATTCTCCGACTAGTTCTCGTCACTTTACAGACTTACTCAAGTGTGATGATTCGGAAGATTCAGAAACTGAATATGTTCAAGTAAAGAAGAGAAGACGCaaaaacaaaatgagaaaaattgttaaaaaggaAGATTCTGATTGCGGACAAATTACTAGTTATTTTAGCAGTGTGAAAAAAGACATTCACAAAAAGTGCTTCTGGCAAAGACACAAATCTAACATTGTTAATTCCAGAATGGACAATGATATAGAAAATGTCTTAGTGGGTGCTTTTTCCCAGTTTCACATAAACACTGTTGAAGGATGTTGGGAAGATGAACAAAATCCAAGCTTCATGAGACATGGATTGAAGTTTTTAAAGAACTTTGCAAACAGCTATAGTCCGCCTCCTGAACTGATAGAGAGAGTAATAGAACAAGGAATTATAAGCAGCAATTCTTTGGAACTTTTAAAAGAATCAGTTGACTGCTTAATGCTTGTGTTTGACAAATATCCTGAAATGTTACATATTGACTTCAAACATTTACAGGATTCCCTGGAATGTTTAAACTTCGGAAAAAGTTTTTCTGATCAGAGCCATTTATTGGTTAGAAAGACAGTGTACCTTCTTAAgcttgttattttgttttatgaatatgAACTCACTACAAGAAACGTTAGTGATCCAAAGGCGATGAGAAAGACGGCTAGTTATAAAGCATTATCGTATGATTGTGGGTTTAACAATGTTAAGGAACTTATTGTCAATTATATTGTGCCCTTACTTCACCATGAACAAACATTTCAGAATGAAATTCCGGAAATTCTACCACTTCTTCAAAAACTTTTACATATTAGTGTAGAGGTCAGTTCAAATTGTAACGCTGCAGCAAGGGCTATCGCTCTTGAATTAAGCAAACCATATTGTTATTTACCAACCATTGATCATAAAAAACTGTACATACAGACGTTAGAATCAACCTTGTTACGATATTACCTAGTGACTGTGGTTTTAGAGAGACAGTGTGAGAACACTGCACCATGTTACGATTTTCCTTGCCGATTTCAGGATGTGTTCAACTGTTTCTTTCAAGCGTATCCGCCTACAAACATATCAACGCCACCAACTACACCACAGTCAGAAGATGATTCAATGGATGGTTATAACCCTAATAGTACTGCTGGTTATCCTGCAATAAATGTGGAGGAACTACTGATGTTGTTATTTGAAGTATTACAGTGCTATGTGCAATGCGAGCAAG acAAGTCTATTGCCACCCTCAGAAGACGAGCATACATGAAAAAAGAGGATTTTACCATGGAGCTGACAGACAAAGACAAAGACTTGATTTTACAGGGAATTGAAGAATTACGTGGCCGtgtattgactctgacaccagaCTTGACACCAGTGTCAGAAAAATATTTACAGTTAATGTTATGTGTGGTAGATTGGCAGAAatgtatgaattaa